One segment of Rosa chinensis cultivar Old Blush chromosome 6, RchiOBHm-V2, whole genome shotgun sequence DNA contains the following:
- the LOC112174109 gene encoding subtilisin-like protease SBT1.7, translating to MKKASKSVLLVTLMVLVITHNCEVVAEESEHVKKTYIIHMDKSQIPASFDDDHVNWYGSSLKAVSDSADMLYTYKTVIHGYSTRLTAEEAEQLEKQPGILSVLPERRYELHTTRTPEFLGLRKSEAVLPASDKMGEVIIGVVDTGVWPELKSYDDTGFGPVPTGWKGSCQQGKTFNSSSCNKKLIGAAFFSNGYEAAFGPVDENVESKSPRDDDGHGTHTSTTAAGSVVTGASFLGYAPGTARGMAPQARVATYKACWLGGCFGSDIIAAMEKAVEDGVDVLSLSIGGSQSDYYRDTVAIGAFSAAAQGILVSCSAGNGGPEAGSLSNVAPWITTVGAGTLDRDFPAYVSLGNAKKFRGISLYRGTALSSGLIPLVDARNVSSSSGDLCSPGSLIPAKVAGKIVVCDRGGTPRVQKSLVVKKAGGVGMILTNTETYGEELVADAYFLPTAAVGQKAGDAIKSYIASDSNPTATISLGETEVGVQPSPVVAAFSSRGPNSVTPEVLKPDLIAPGMNILAGWTGAVGPTGLPEDKRSVVFNIISGTSMSCPHVSGLAALVKAAHPDWSPAAIKSALMTTAYSNYKTGETIEDVSTGSAATPFDYGAGHVDPVAALDPGLVYDLAVEDYLSFLCALNYSASKIKQTTTKDFTCDSSKKYSLGNLNYPSFSLALDTSSGQGGGTGASTTLKYTRTLTNVGAPATYKVSMSSLTRSVKMSVEPESLSFSDAYEKKTYTVTFVASSLPSGTASFGRLEWSDGKHIVGSPIAYTWI from the coding sequence ATGAAGAAGGCATCGAAATCCGTGCTGCTGGTAACGCTTATGGTTCTGGTTATCACTCACAACTGTGAGGTGGTAGCAGAAGAGAGTGAGCATGTGAAAAAGACGTACATCATTCACATGGACAAGTCCCAAATACCCGCGAGTTTCGACGACGACCATGTCAACTGGTACGGCTCGTCGTTGAAAGCGGTCTCCGATTCAGCTGACATGCTTTACACGTACAAGACTGTCATCCATGGCTACTCAACAAGGCTAACTGCCGAGGAAGCTGAGCAGCTCGAAAAGCAGCCAGGAATTCTCTCTGTCCTGCCGGAAAGGAGGTACGAGCTTCACACAACTAGGACTCCGGAGTTTCTAGGACTACGCAAAAGCGAAGCTGTGTTACCGGCTTCGGATAAGATGGGTGAGGTGATCATCGGAGTAGTGGACACCGGCGTGTGGCCGGAGCTCAAAAGCTACGACGACACTGGTTTTGGACCAGTGCCGACTGGCTGGAAAGGGTCGTGCCAGCAGGGAAAGACATTCAACTCTTCGAGCTGCAACAAAAAGCTGATTGGTGCTGCGTTTTTCTCAAACGGGTACGAAGCAGCGTTTGGACCTGTTGATGAAAACGTAGAATCAAAGTCACCGAGAGATGACGATGGCCATGGAACTCACACCTCAACAACTGCGGCGGGGTCTGTTGTTACAGGAGCTAGCTTCCTTGGTTATGCTCCAGGGACAGCTAGGGGTATGGCGCCGCAAGCTCGAGTGGCCACATATAAGGCTTGCTGGCTTGGAGGGTGTTTCGGTTCTGATATCATAGCTGCAATGGAGAAGGCGGTTGAGGATGGGGTTGATGTTTTGTCTTTGTCTATTGGTGGATCGCAGTCTGATTATTATAGAGACACAGTTGCCATTGGAGCTTTCTCTGCCGCGGCGCAGGGTATTCTAGTATCGTGTTCGGCTGGAAATGGTGGACCTGAAGCGGGAAGCTTGTCCAATGTTGCGCCTTGGATAACTACTGTGGGCGCTGGAACATTGGACAGGGACTTCCCGGCTTATGTCAGCCTTGGAAATGCAAAGAAATTTAGAGGTATATCTCTATACAGGGGAACGGCCTTGTCTAGTGGATTGATTCCACTTGTTGATGCTCGCAATGTGAGCAGTTCGAGTGGTGATCTGTGCAGTCCCGGCAGTCTGATTCCGGCAAAGGTTGCCGGGAAGATTGTGGTATGTGACCGAGGGGGAACTCCGAGGGTTCAAAAGAGTCTGGTGGTGAAAAAGGCTGGTGGTGTGGGAATGATTTTGACCAATACCGAAACATATGGTGAAGAGCTTGTTGCTGATGCATATTTCTTGCCTACAGCAGCAGTTGGCCAGAAAGCTGGTGACGCAATAAAGAGCTATATTGCATCCGATTCTAATCCAACAGCAACAATTTCTCTTGGAGAAACGGAGGTAGGCGTCCAACCTTCACCAGTAGTGGCTGCGTTTAGCTCTAGAGGACCGAATTCTGTCACTCCAGAAGTACTCAAACCAGACTTGATAGCACCAGGAATGAACATCCTAGCTGGGTGGACTGGCGCAGTTGGACCAACTGGACTTCCTGAAGACAAGAGGAGTGTGGTCTTCAACATCATTTCAGGTACATCCATGTCGTGTCCACACGTGAGTGGGCTCGCAGCCCTTGTCAAGGCGGCTCACCCAGACTGGAGCCCTGCGGCCATTAAGTCTGCCCTCATGACCACAGCCTATTCTAACTACAAAACTGGAGAAACAATCGAAGATGTTTCTACTGGAAGTGCTGCAACACCTTTCGATTATGGGGCTGGGCATGTGGATCCAGTGGCAGCTCTTGACCCTGGCCTTGTCTACGATCTTGCTGTTGAGGACTACCTAAGTTTCCTCTGTGCCTTGAATTATTCCGCTTCTAAGATCAAGCAAACCACTACGAAGGACTTCACCTGTGACTCAAGCAAGAAATACAGCCTCGGAAATTTGAATTACCCGTCCTTTTCTCTTGCTCTAGATACATCTTCAGGCCAAGGGGGTGGTACTGGTGCATCAACCACTTTAAAGTACACAAGGACTCTGACCAATGTGGGTGCCCCGGCAACATACAAGGTCTCAATGTCCTCACTGACCAGATCAGTGAAGATGTCCGTAGAACCAGAATCACTGAGTTTCAGTGATGCGTATGAGAAGAAGACATACACTGTGACTTTTGTTGCTAGCTCTTTGCCATCCGGTACAGCCAGCTTTGGTCGCTTGGAATGGTCTGATGGGAAACACATAGTAGGTAGTCCTATTGCTTACACCTGGATATAA
- the LOC112173191 gene encoding uncharacterized protein At2g23090, giving the protein MGGGNGQKSKTARLRNLEKQKPAKGSQLDSNKKAMTIQCKVCMQAFICTTTEVKCREHAEAKHPKSDVYACFPHLQK; this is encoded by the exons ATGGGTGGAGGCAACGGTCAGAAGTCGAAGACAGCTCGTCTGAGAAACTTGGAGAAGCAAAAACCTGCTAAAG GAAGCCAGCTTGACTCGAACAAGAAAGCAATGACAATCCAG TGCAAGGTATGCATGCAGGCTTTTATCTGCACCACAACTGAGGTCAAGTGCAGGGAACATGCAGAGGCAAAGCATCCCAAAtctgatgtttatgcatgttttccACATCTTCAAAAGTGA
- the LOC112171812 gene encoding acyl-CoA-binding domain-containing protein 3 — MADREPESEFKVSESVGDGVVMEEVIFEERLRVEEVYQSQRRVEFAAEVKEVDRFESKPVRPVEEVVESVQHSQGGEESAAVEIAKKSDDGEKVSVEKPNDSDRQRGRDEDQEISENILREEIDTQSAPNDVVTAHCSEAEGKIEAVEVKSENYSDEDDWEGIEKSELDEGYAAAVKS, encoded by the coding sequence ATGGCGGACCGCGAACCGGAATCGGAGTTCAAGGTCAGTGAGAGTGTCGGCGATGGAGTCGTTATGGAGGAGGTGATATTCGAAGAGAGGCTGAGAGTCGAAGAGGTTTATCAGAGCCAGAGGAGGGTTGAATTCGCCGCAGAAGTGAAGGAGGTTGATCGATTCGAAAGTAAACCGGTTCGTCCGGTCGAGGAAGTCGTCGAATCGGTTCAGCACAGTCAGGGAGGAGAAGAGTCAGCGGCCGTTGAAATTGCAAAGAAATCCGACGACGGCGAGAAGGTGTCGGTTGAGAAACCGAATGACTCTGATCGTCAACGTGGCCGAGATGAGGATCAGGAAATTTCGGAGAATATACTACGGGAAGAAATTGATACGCAATCAGCACCAAACGACGTCGTTACAGCACATTGCAGTGAAGCAGAGGGAAAGATCGAAGCGGTTGAGGTGAAATCGGAAAATTACAGCGATGAAGATGACTGGGAAGGGATTGAGAAGAGTGAGCTGGATGAAGGTTATGCTGCGGCGGTGAAATCTTAG
- the LOC112172248 gene encoding glycine-rich protein 5, whose protein sequence is MGRREVSWSLIFLAMGLVSFVSVEATGRSLRDKGNDLNKGLQNWHGKETTYGEMTAGGFGGGSYNRDELDKGLQSWRGKETTYEELTAGGYGGGSGFGSGGSGGFGSGGGIGNGGDGGSGFGGGAGYGGGSGNGGGLGGGYGNGGGVGNGSGGGGFGNGGGFGSGGGGGGGGFGNGSGGSGQGGARAWGQVQGMVVVVVAAVEDMIMMGGKTRSRKIFSRIR, encoded by the coding sequence ATGGGAAGGAGGGAGGTTTCATGGAGTCTCATTTTCTTGGCGATGGGGCTGGTTAGTTTTGTATCTGTTGAAGCCACGGGGAGGTCTCTGAGAGATAAGGGGAATGACTTGAACAAGGGGCTCCAGAATTGGCACGGTAAAGAGACTACATATGGAGAAATGACAGCTGGTGGTTTCGGGGGAGGGTCTTATAATAGAGATGAACTGGACAAGGGGCTCCAGAGTTGGCGCGGTAAAGAGACTACCTACGAAGAACTGACAGCTGGTGGTTATGGGGGCGGTTCTGGTTTCGGCTCTGGTGGTAGTGGGGGATTTGGCAGTGGGGGTGGTATAGGAaatggtggtgatggtggcaGTGGCTTTGGAGGCGGTGCTGGTTATGGGGGTGGATCTGGTAATGGTGGTGGATTGGGTGGTGGTTATGGAAATGGTGGCGGAGTTGGCAATGGCAGTGGGGGTGGTGGATTCGGTAATGGTGGCGGCTTTGGCAGTGgaggtggtggaggaggtggtggcTTTGGCAATGGTAGTGGAGGAAGTGGACAAGGGGGGGCTCGGGCGTGGGGTCAGGTCCAGggtatggtggtggtggtggtggcggcggtggaGGATATGATCATGATGGGAGGAAAAACTAGGTCCAGGAAGATCTTCTCTAGAATAAGATGA